The Cryptosporangium minutisporangium genome includes the window CGACCCGGCCGGCCGCGTGGCGGAGCACCCCCGCTTCCGGTGTGGCGTCGCCGGCGATCAGCCGCAGCAGCGTGGACTTCCCGGCGCCGTTGGGACCGATCAACGCGACCCGTTCCGGTCCCTGGAGGGTCAGATCGAGCCCGGTGAAGATCGTCCGGTCGCCGTACCGCACCTGCAGTCCCTCACCGCTGAACACCGTTCGCCCGGCCGGCACCCGGGTGTCCGGAAGCTCCAGCACGATCTTCTGGTCGTCCCGCAGCGCCCGCTCCGCCTCGTCCAGGCGGGTCCGGGCGTCACCGAGCCGGTTGGCGTGCGTCTCGTTCGCCTTCGCCGCCGATTCCTGGGCGTCGCGCTTGAACTTCCCGGCGAGAATCTTCGGCAGCCCGGCGTTCTTCACGTTGCGCGCGGCGTTGTTCGCCCGCCGGGTGGCCCGTTCCCGGGCCAGCTGTGCCTCCCGCTTCTCCCGTTTGACGTCCTGTTCGGCGCTGCGGACGTTCTTCTCCGCGACCTCCTGCGCGGCGCGGACAGCGTCCTCGTAGGCGGTGAAGTTGCCGCCGTACATCCGTAGCTGCCCCGGCTCGAGCTCGGCGATCCGGTCGACCCGGTCGAGCAGCGCCCGGTCGTGGCTGACCACCACGGCGCAGCCGCGCCACTCGTCGAGCACCCGGTAGAGCGACTGTCGGGCGTCGGCGTCGAGGTTGTTCGTGGGTTCGTCGAGCAGGAGGACGTCCGGCTGCTCGAGGAGCCGGGCCGCGACCCCGAGCGAGACGACCTCGCCGCCGCTCAGCGCGTCCAGCCGCCGGTCGAACGGGAGCCCACCGAGGCCGAGGCGGTCGAGCTGCGCGCGGGTGCGTTCCTCCACGTCCCAGTCGTCACCGATGGTGGTCAGCACCGCCTCGCTCGCGTCCCCGGCTTCCAGCGCGTCCAACGCGCGGATCACCGGTGCGATGCCGAGCACTTCGGCCACCGTGAGGTCGTCGGCGAGCGGCAGGGTCTGCGGGAGGTACCCGACCGTGCCCTGGACCGACACGCTCCCGCCGGTCGGCCGGTACTCACCGGCGACGAGCTTGAGCAGCGTGCTCTTCCCGGCGCCGTTCGGTGCGACCAGGCCGGTCCGGCCGCCGCCGATGGTGAAGGACAGTTCGGTGAAGACCGGCGTACCGTCCGGCCAGGAGAACGACAGGTCGGAGCACGTGAGGAAGAAATCGGACATGCGAGCCCTCGGAGTGGGAGGCGGGCACGACAAAGCGGCCCAGCAGGCGAACGGGGAACGACAAGATGGCCACGGCGGTGACGCGTCGCGCGCACCGGTGGCCGCTCACACTCCGGGATCACCCGGAGATGTCGTCGTCCCCTGCCACGGTTCGGCTCCCTTACGAGCTAACTCCTTTCGACGTT containing:
- the abc-f gene encoding ribosomal protection-like ABC-F family protein, translating into MSDFFLTCSDLSFSWPDGTPVFTELSFTIGGGRTGLVAPNGAGKSTLLKLVAGEYRPTGGSVSVQGTVGYLPQTLPLADDLTVAEVLGIAPVIRALDALEAGDASEAVLTTIGDDWDVEERTRAQLDRLGLGGLPFDRRLDALSGGEVVSLGVAARLLEQPDVLLLDEPTNNLDADARQSLYRVLDEWRGCAVVVSHDRALLDRVDRIAELEPGQLRMYGGNFTAYEDAVRAAQEVAEKNVRSAEQDVKREKREAQLARERATRRANNAARNVKNAGLPKILAGKFKRDAQESAAKANETHANRLGDARTRLDEAERALRDDQKIVLELPDTRVPAGRTVFSGEGLQVRYGDRTIFTGLDLTLQGPERVALIGPNGAGKSTLLRLIAGDATPEAGVLRHAAGRVAYLSQRLDLLDLDRTVAENFAEFAPARPEAERLTLLARFLFRGARAHLPVRVLSGGERLRATLACVLYAEPAPQLLLLDEPTNNLDLVSVGQLENALEAYEGAFVVVSHDEVFLRALGITRWLRLSEGALSEATPPLPV